The genomic region CAGAATAAAAACCACAACAAATATTCAAAGGGAAAAATTGCAAATCAGCAAGAATACTAAGGTTGCATTATTCTGTTTGTGGTGGAAAACAACAATGTCCTTACATGATTATCATATTCATAAAGGTTGTGATATATCTTCAGACATCAGCACAGCAAAAGTAAGCAAAACTACattctttggggggggggtgacaAAACCAGTCAGGTGATCCTGTTAGTTTTGGTTTAACTCAGGGTGCAAagtgtcccccccaccccacttacTGTGGCATGTGAAGTATTGACACTTAATCATTGGACGCAAGGCCAAGTGTCAGTTTTTGTTTCTACAGTAGATATgatgtgttggtgtgtgtgtgtagtcaggGTATGTTGTTTTGGATACCATGTACACTTGCCCTGAAATTCTTTCCTACCGATCATGGGcagcagaaagaaaactggataaagagattctaaaataaattaaaataataagattcttttcctttatgcatTCAACAATCATCTGTTAAAACGTTCTCTATGCTAGTCATATGGACAAGACTTGGCATTTAATTTTGGGACCATTTATAGAAGTGAGGGCAGAATTAAGGGCACTtactgttaccaagtccaagctcggaCTGTTCACCGCAAGACAGGAcaataaatcgagagacgagttgttggggcaaggaacagtgactttattcagaaagccagcagactgagaagatggtggactcgtgtcccaaagaaccatcttgctagggtttggatgctagtttcttcTATAGAACAAAGAGGGGAAGATGAGGTGATAAAGTAAAAAAGGCAATaaattgttgcaaatatttcctggttccAGCCGGGTTCCCAAgaagatgtgttaatttcttctttcctgcagccattcatgggtgggcctggtcaggatgtttcctgtgagctaaacaaaggtattttagcttaatctCAGGcgtgggaggcagggttcccagagatgggccattatgtatactttaagcGTATAGGCAAcactttagtgattaacttgtagcaaaaacaatagaaaacaaagGTTAAACGAAAAGAAAACGATCCAATATGGACTCAGATTTATTCTTCCTTGTTACACTATAAGGGATGGTGAGGCACTCAGGGCTAGCAATGGTAGGAAACTGTTTGCATCCTGGGGCCTGAAGTGACAAGGTGAGAGAACACTGTTACTGGAGCCCAGCAAAAACTGGAGCCATGGAAGATGGGCTACACAACAAGAGCTGTGGTCATAGAACCATCATAGTAGAGGGAGAAGGGGGTAGTGGTGTGTGTATGGGGAGAGGGATAGATACCCTACAGACCTTTGTGCtactctttattttccttcaagtACCTTCATTGGCCACATCCAACCAGAAGCCGCAGGGTGAGTGAGCTGAGATGATTCAGTCCTTAGTGACCAGCCTCCCAGGCGGCAGAGCAAGGTGGAGAGTGGATCTGGGGGGGTAGACCTAGATTAACCAACAAAACCTTCCCTTTGCGTATCACTAAGAGGAAGAGCAGTCTCCAAAAGTGATGGAAACATAGTGTCCAGAGAGGTGGGAAAAAAGTTTGGCTAGAATAGCATCACAGAGTCCTTGGGTGAGGAATTTCAAGGAAAAGGGAGCCTCCAGTGCAACAGAGATCAAGTCAAAAAGTAGCCACTGGATTCAGCAATTTGGAAGTCATTGGTGACCTTCATTAGAGTGGTCTCTGGGTGTAAGACCGGAACCAGACTGTGCTAAAGAAAGAATAGGAAATGGTTGAAATGCAAAGGAGACAGGGAGCCTTTAGAGGATGATATAAGATTAAGGGAAGTTGCTTTTTGCCATGAGGTGTAGAGGGAAGTTGCTTTTTGCCATGAGGGAGCAGAGGCAGATACTGGAAACAGACTGAATGATTGTGAAGCAAGATCACAGAGGAAGCAGGAGGGGCTGAGACCACCAGCTTTGCAGAGGAGAGGGGACACTTTTAGAGAGGCATATGGGGATTTGCTATGGGTATATGGAGGGAGAATGTTGTGGGTCTAGAGCTGGTGAGCATGATGATGAGTTGTCTCCAGGTagcttctgttatttttttcagtgaagtTGGAGGCTGGGTCATTACTGTTGGTGAGAGAGGAGGTAGCAGAAGAGAGGTCTTAAAGAGACCAGGGAAATTTGCCCCAGTCTTGGTGGGGACCCGAAGGAGCAGCTGACTCAGAGCCTTGGGGACAGCACTGGGGTTGATAATACCTCTCTATCCCTACCGTGGCACCAGTCAGCAGAATTTTGTGATCTTCTTTAGTCATGTTCAGCCTGGCATGAAGATGCTGGATATTACCGAAGGTAACAGAGTTGGCAGAAGATCAAGGAGCCAAAGACAGTGACAGTATTGGTGAAAGACTGATGGAAGAGATGGACCATAGATCTTGGTTGGATGGGGCAGGGAGGAAAGCCCAAAGGAGGCTTATTTGGGGGAACTGGAGGCATCAAAGGTGGTCTTGAAAAGGTGGAAGAAGAATAGTATTAATGATGATTGCTAACATTTATGGAGAGTTTCCTAGGGGCCAGAcccatttacttctcacagcaaTCCTACCTGCTGTGTCCTACTGTTgtcttcacagatgaagaaattgaagcagaAAGCTTCAGCAAGTTGTTCAAGGTCATACTGTTGGTCAATGACAACCAGACAAGGGAATGAGGTCGTAGACATTTGTGGTCTAGGAATAGTATACTGTGGGTTAACATTTCATCGCTGACTTGAACAGATATTCATACaccaattttcatagcagcattattcacaatagccaaaaggtggaaacaatccaagtgtccatgaacagatgaatggatagcaAAATGTGGCATACACACATAcgatgggatattattcagccatgaaaaggaacataATTTTGATATAAgctaccacatggatggaccttgaaaacattatgcttagtgaaataagccagacaccgaaggacaaatactatatgattccacttacatgaggtacgtAGAATAGGCAAGTTCACTGAGACAAAGTAGGATTGAGGTTGCTaggagctgggaggaggagaTCGTGGAGGAGATCATTAGTTTATTGGGTAGAGTTTTTGCTGGGGATGATAAAAACGTTTTGGGTATAGATAGGGGTAATGGTTatataacattgtgaatgtatttaatgtcactgaattgtacacttacacatggttaaaatgataaatattacgtaatgtatattttaccacaattaaaaaaaaaagatttcagtgGGGAGCTACTTCTGGGTgattacaacaacaaaaaagctgtTGTAGAAGTAAGTTGCTGAATTTGGAGGTAAAGATGGTTTTCgttgaggaaggaagggagaggccaGGAGCTGAACGGGTCATCCAGCAGGAGCCCTGTGTCCTGACATTTATCTATCCTCAGGGAGCAGCGCCTGTGCCATCAGCTGGCCCGATGCATTGAATCCATGGAGGGTGCAAACCAGACCGGAATGATTCACCTCCACTTCCACCCCTTCTCCAAACTCCCCGAGGTACAGCTGCTGATTTTCGTGACCTTCCTGATTATGTACCTGGTCAGCATCAGCAGCAACCTCTCCATTTCTCTCATCATCTGGATTGACCGTTCTCTCCATGCCCCCATGTACTTCTTCCTGGCCAACTTGGCAGCTCTGGAGATCTGCTACTCTTCCACCATTGCCCCTCTGACTCTGGCAAGCACCCTGTCCATGGAAAAAACCCTCATCTCCCTGCCTGGCTGTGGTGCCCAGATGTTCTTCTTCATATTCCTGGGCAGCGCTGACTGCATTCTGCTGGCCGTCATGGCCTATGACAGGTTCGTGGCCATCTGCCACCCTTTGCGTTACACCCTCGTGATGAACTGGTGGTTTTGTGCCCGACTGGCCCTGGGCTCTCTGGTGTTGGGGTTCATCTTGGCCATGCAGCTGACTGTGCTCATCTTCCAACTCCCCTTCTGTAAGAGCAAAGAAATCGGTGTGTTCTATTGTGATGTCCTTCCTGTTATGAGATTGGCCTGTGCAGATACCCGGGTCCACGAGGCCACTCTGTTTGTGGTCGGTGTCACTGTCTTCACCATCCCCTTCCTACTTATCACCGTGTCCTATGTCTCCATCGTGGCTGCCATCCTGAAGATCCGCTCTGTGGAGGGAGGCACAAGGCCTTCTCCACCCGCTCCTCCCACCTGACCATGGTTCTGCTCCAGGATGGAGGTGCGAGCCTCATCTACCTGTGCCCCAGCTCCAGCTACTCTCCAGAGAGGGGCCAGGTAGTGTCTGTGGTTTACACATTCATCACCCCTATGCTGAACCCCTTGACCTACAGCATGAGGAACAGAGAGCTTAAGGATGCTTTGAAGAGAGCATTGATGAGGGTCCTGTCATCCTAAACGCAACAAACACCCTGGATGTTCCTGTGTGACATTGCTGAGTAGAGACGAATGGGTATGCTCTCTGAAAGACGGGAGACAGGGGCTAAGAGGTCATTGGTTTTACACTGTTACTTCTTCCTGgttatattatttttgaaaagtcattttccttttctcattcttagactcctcatctctaaaatagggatTAAAATGCCCACAAGACCTAAATTTTGGGATAGTTATGATGATCAAAAGATATATTAAGTGGAAATACTTTGTGacttctatttattattattattattttgccgcagggcatgtggggtcttatttccccaaccagggattgaacctgcgccccctgcagtggaagcatggagtcttaatcgctggaccaccagggaagttcctactTTGTGACTCTTAGAGGGAGATGTAGCAGTGTACATCATTATCACTAACCTCAGCATCAAGTGAAAAGTCTGTGTTCTGCTTTGGACTTCTCTCCAGATGTAGTTCTCAGGTTCTTAGCATTGCACATATGGGCAGAGGCAGAGCCAAGCATAAGAGGCAAATCAAACCAGGACCATCCCAATCATGATTCCCATTATGTAAATGCTGAGTTTGTGCCGCTTTGAATTATTTATCTTTCATCCTCAATTATCTTCCAGGGAAAAGTGATAGGGAAAGCACtagagttttaaagttttgttagTTTCTCTTTATTTAACTTTATACCTGGAGCTAATCTGTCTCCATCTCAATCTCTGACTCTATTAGTCTGCTTCCAAATCCCTCTCCCTTTTTCCATTTGTTCTCTTTCccattctctgtccctttcttctctcGTTCTCGCtctcttgcacacacacacacacgcatacacatttATCTCATAGTCTCCCTTTCTGCCTACCCCTAGTTGAtatggtctgaatatttgtgttccttccaaattcacatgttgaactACTAATGCCCAGTGTGATGACATTAAAAgacggggcctttgggaggtgcttaggtcatgagggtaggtcatctcacgaatgggattagtgctcttataaaagagacccctcAGAGCTCCCTAgctccttctgccatgtgaggatacaatgagaagtctgtgacCTGGAAAAGGGCCTTACCCAACCATGCTGGTACCCTAATCTTAGACTCCTAGcatccagaattgtgagaaataaatttctgttgtttataaagccacccagtctgtggtattgtgttacagcagcccaaatggactaagccTAGTGTATGTATTATGCTAAGTATGCATAATATGGAAAAATTGCTTTGTTCACTAAGCCCCTTGGTGTAGAAAAGAGGTAGTGTTGGTTCAAATCTGGATTCAGGTAAAACAGAGCTAATTCTGTGAAGACAAACACTGACTGGATACATTGAGGAGGTGAAAGAACTCATTCATACGGTTCCGAGCGGTCACAGTAGGATGATAATCATTCTGACGATGATCATTTGTCTCAAGGCAACGGCAGAAGAACATAGATGCTTTACTATCTTTTTGTAAGGCAGAGGAAGCTCATTCATTCTACCTGTTGATTACTGAgggatttatttattcaacaacatTGAAGGAGACAGTAAGCAATGATTTATTGAACTCTACTATGTACTATGCTCCCACCTGTGGTAGGTGGAACAGGAAAGGGAAAGGTAAGGAAGAGGCAGCTCCTGCCTAGAAGGAAGTTAAAAGTCTAGCAGTATATGAGAACATACACCACGATTACACCAAGTGTCAAGTGATACAATGCTATGAGCCACCGAAGGAGGGTCAGTGAAGGGAATCCAGGTTAGTTTGCTGGGGAAGGTGGCACATGAGCTGCACCATGCCAGGTCTTCAGGTCTGCGTGTACGCAGAGGGGCAGGAAG from Eubalaena glacialis isolate mEubGla1 chromosome 10, mEubGla1.1.hap2.+ XY, whole genome shotgun sequence harbors:
- the LOC133099954 gene encoding LOW QUALITY PROTEIN: olfactory receptor 10V1-like (The sequence of the model RefSeq protein was modified relative to this genomic sequence to represent the inferred CDS: inserted 1 base in 1 codon), whose translation is MEGANQTGMIHLHFHPFSKLPEVQLLIFVTFLIMYLVSISSNLSISLIIWIDRSLHAPMYFFLANLAALEICYSSTIAPLTLASTLSMEKTLISLPGCGAQMFFFIFLGSADCILLAVMAYDRFVAICHPLRYTLVMNWWFCARLALGSLVLGFILAMQLTVLIFQLPFCKSKEIGVFYCDVLPVMRLACADTRVHEATLFVVGVTVFTIPFLLITVSYVSIVAAILKIRSVXGRHKAFSTRSSHLTMVLLQDGGASLIYLCPSSSYSPERGQVVSVVYTFITPMLNPLTYSMRNRELKDALKRALMRVLSS